From the Helicobacter mustelae genome, the window GATCCCTTGGTTTTCTGTCAGTCCGATGGCATCTCCACTTTGGGTAAAGAGCGCGCCAAAATCCTCGGCCTTTTGTGTGAGATTGTCATGAGAATCATAGATGGGGTTTATTCCATCCACTGGAGTTTTTGTCGTGGAATCCAGCGCAAAAACATTGGCCACCTGATCTACATGTCTCCCTGCATTGAGATTGGCGCGGAGAGATATGTTGGAACTAGCACGAGCGGGCATCATCATCGCAGGATCGATTTGAATATTTTGAATTGGTTTTGTGGTGTCCACGCGGAAAAAGTCATCCTCTGAGATTTTTTCAGCATTCCTGAGATCGTCTTTCATCCATCCCTGCACGACATATCCACCATTGGTGACAAGATTGCCATTGGCATCAAAGAGGAATTCTCCATCACGGGTGAAGTTTTGAGTCTTCCCGCGATCGGGGCTGATGATAAAAAACCCATCCCCCTCAATGGCGAGATCCGTCTTGACATCTGTGTTTTGTGTGCTGCCTTGTGAAAAAACCTTCGTCGTACTATTCACATTCACACCAAGCCCCACGGAAACGTCATTCTGCCCGCCTAGGCCGCCTTTGTGAGGAGATGTGGCTATGAGCTTGGTTTGAGAGATCATATCTACAAATGAGGCACGAGAGTATTTAAAACCGGTGGTATTGACATTTGCAATATTGTTGCTTTCTACATCAAGTGCTACTTGGTGTGCTTGCATGCCGCTAACACCTGACCAAAGTGATCGTAACATATTCAAATCCTTAATCGAAATTTGTAGGTATTCAAGCAACAAGCGTTCCATAATACTCGTTTTATTTTGATGCCTTGAGGGGTTTTGGCGGTATGTCTTTGAGTTTTGGGAGTGCGGCACGAGGTTGTTGGATTTTTATGGTGAGTGGCAGGGAGTTTGATATTTTGAAATGATTACAAGATTACGCAGGGATTTTCAAGAATGTGTAGGTTTTGTTTCTTTTTTTCTAAAGCAGGGGATCATAGGGGTGAGATTATAAAAAAAAATTAATTTTCATTCATTCTTTTGTTATAGTGGGTGAGCGGGGCTGGATTTTGGACAAGTCCATCCCCCGCGGAAGTAGTGATACCTTTTTATTTATTTATCTGAAATTTTGTTTGTTTAACTCCTTTGATACTTTTAGTAATTTGTATTTATATAGAAGTGGAAGAATACAAGACCTAGCGAGAGCTAGGTTTTCTTTTTTTTGTTTTTTAGTTTCTGTTTTTGGATGTTCTTGGTTTTTCTGGGGTGAACTGCGGCAAAAACTCTGGTCCTAAAGCGAAGTTCTTGTGGTGCATCTAGTAAAGGTTTTTCTGTAGCAGCGGTGAGCAAAATCCCAAGGCAGTGGCGGGTAAAATTTCTAAACATCCGCAGGAAAATTCCAAGCAGCAGGCCCTAAAACCCAGCGTAATTGGGTTTTCAAAGATTTTTTATCCATGGTGGCCTATGCATCAATGTAGCAAGTGGCGATATGGCGCACTTTGCCCTCAAAAATGATGTTTTGCTCCTCTACTTTCAAAATTAACTCTTCTCTGCTAGGTGGTAGGCAGGTAAAGAGGCAATGGTCTGGATGCAAAAAATGATAGACTCCACTGGCTGCTGCCATACCTGTTCCACAGGCTAGGGTGATGTCTTCCACTCCGCGTTCATAGGTGTGCACATAAAGGGTTTTTGGATTTTTTGCATACACGACATTTACATTGGCATTATATTCCTCTCTGAGATCTTTGAGCTCTTGTGTGGCATATGCAGGGAGGGATTTTTGACTCTTGGCAAAGATGACTAAATGTGGCACACCTGTATCAATTTTGTAGGCATAGGAGGCATAGGAGCTGATGAGGGAGAGGGTCTCTACTGTGCTTGGCTTGCCTAGATGTGTAGCAACAGTATTTTTTTTGACATGCACCTCTATGGCGCGCGCACCTGCCCAAAAAATGTGCTGTGCCTTTGCTAGATGATGTTTGTTGGCATAGTGTGCTACACAGCGGCTGGCATTTCCGCACATGAGCGCGCTTGAACCATCAGAATTATAAAACTCCCAGGCATAGGCATAGGTTTGATGAGGCTTGAGGATGATGAAGCCATCAGCGCCAATTCCAAGATGCCTGTGGCAAAGCTCTTTGGCAAGATCTTTTGGGGAGGGGTGCTGGCAAAGATGTGTGATTAAAAAATCATTGCCGCTACCAGAGTATTTTTCAACAATCATAGAGGGTTCCAAATTTTTGACATTTTACAGAGTTTTTTTGATTTTTTTAGACTTGGTGGGGCTGGGACTTTGGAAAGACTTTTGATTTTTCTGGGAGGATGTGTGGGATTTGATTCTTTGAGAATGTTTTGGCGAGGAAAACATAAAAACATAAAGAGGAAAAAGACAAAAAACGCGCTTTAAATATTGACAAAATGTCTGTTTTTTAAGTATAATCCTGCCCTAGATACTTCAGAATATCGGGGCGTAGCGCAGTCTGGTTAGCGCACTTGGTTTGGGACCAAGGGGCCGAAGGTTCGAATCCTTTCGCCCCGACCATTCTTGTTATTATGGTGGATGTAGCTCAGTTGGTTAGAGCATCAGGTTGTGGCTCTGAGGGTCGTGGGTTCGAGCCCCATCATCCACCCCATTAATTTTTAATAAATATTGAATCCATATAACAATCAATTGCGTTCGTAGCTCAATTGGATAGAGCACCAGACTTCGGATCTGGGGGTTAGGGGTTCGACTCCCTTCGGGCGTACCACCTAACTCATTGGTTTGCGCGCTCGTAGCTCAGCTGGATAGAGCAACAGCCTTCTAAGCCGTAGGTCGCAGGTTCGACTCCTGCCGGGCGTACCACCCCATGTTCAATCTAGTTTCCCCCATCAACTCTCTCCCGTGTTTTATTGTTTTTTGTGTATTTGTGATAGGTTTTTGTCAGTGTGATTTTTTAGTAAAACCACACTTTTTTGTGGGATTTCTTAGTTTTCACATATTTCTTCTATGTATTATTTTTTTTGTGACACTTCTTCCTATTTGCTCCTTATTTACGCCTTTTATCTTTGATTATTCTCTCATTCCATTATCAAGACGGGGCACTTGATGCCATGGTTATATTTTTGTTCTCTAATGCTTTTTGCGTTGATGTGCTTTATCTTTTGCAACAGCACTTGAATGACGGCCTGAAGCACTTGATTCATTGGAAGAATGCGAAGTGCTTGAGAGGTGTGAAAGATTTGAGAGGACTTCTTCTTTTGTGGGGTGGGATTTGACTGTGCATTGATCCACGAAGATTTTGCGATCGCAATTTTCTATGGTGCTTAGGCGATGCGCGATGACTAGTAGTGTTTTGTCTTTGGCGATCTGATAGATTTCTTTCATTATGGCTTTTTCTGTGGCATCATCTAGTGCGCTGGTAGCCTCATCTAATACTAAAATATCAGGATTGCGATAAAGCGCCCTAGCAATCCCCACGCGCTGCTTTTGCCCACCGCTTAGCTGGTTACCCCCATCTCCTACCTGTGTGTTAAAGCCATCATTTTCCTCCAAAAAATCCCAAATCTTTGTCATTTTTGCCACTTCCATCAAGCGTTTTTTGTCCATTTTGCTACCAAAGGCGATGTTTTCTCCGACGCTCCCATCAAAAAGATAGATGCTTTGAGGGATGTAGCCAATTTTTTTGCGCCAAGAGCGGATGTTATCATTATTTAGCGGAGTATCATCGATGTAGATACTCCCTGCCTTTGGTTTTAAAATCCCGATGATGAGATCTACTAGGGTCGATTTTCCTGCGCCACTTTTCCCGACGAATGCGACTTTCTCGCCCTTTTTTATGTTGAGATTAAAATCGCGAAATAAGGGTTTTTTGCCCGAATAAGAAAAGCAAACATCGCGCAAGGAGATTTCATGCTCAAAATTTAGCTGTTCATCTCCCTCTAAAATCTCTTCGCTTTGCATCATCTCATAAACTTGCTCCACTCCCCTGCTCATGAAGCACATGGTGTTGTAATTATCCAAGATTCTGGAGACAGAGGGCAATACGCGATAGAGTGCGAGCGCATACATAGAGACGATTGGCAAAACTGCTTTTGCATCTCCTTGCATAAACAAAATATACCCCACGCAGGCAATTAGGATGCAAAATCCTATGGTCTCTAAAATATTGCGTGGCAGGCTCAAAAAGGTTTGATAGAGGATCTGGGCGCGCGATCTTTTGAGAGAAATCTGCTCAAAAAGCTTGAAATCCTCCTCCTCTTTGGCGCGTAGTTTGACAATTTTGAAATTGCTGAGCGTTTGGGAGAGCATCTTGAAAAATCCATCTTCACTCTTGCTCCTTGCCTGGCCTTGTTTGTCTACAGCCTTGCCCACTCCCTTGATGATTAAAATTACATTGATGCTCAAAAAAACCGTGAGCACCAAGGTCATTTTCCAACTAATGATTAATAAAATTACATACAGCAGGAGGATGACACTAACCTCTGCAAAGATGCGCAAAAAGCTATTGAGAAATTGGGAGGCATAGGAGGATTCTGTGAGGATTTTTTGGCGGATTTCATCAAGGTTTTTTTTGGAAAAGACTTCATATTCAAATCGCAGAATCTTGCGAAAAAGATTGTAGGAAAAATAATGATATTTTTGGAAGACAAAGCGATTGAGCATGTAGGTGTAGAGGATGTTGTAGCCTGCGCGAAAGACGTAGAATGCGACCAAAATCGCGGCAAAAACCAGCATGAATTGCGTGGTATTGCTAAAGCCCAAAAATTCATAAATGAGATGGGGGATTTTTTGATTGAAGATGAGCTCTGGAGTGGTGGCCAGCGTGATAAATGGCATGATGGCACCAATTCCCACTGTCTCAATCAAAGTCAGAAGCAGGGTGGCCAAAAAAAGCCCAAATAAAATGAAGCGATCGCGTCTGGTGATGAGGGATAAAACCTGCGCAATGCTACGAAAAAAGTGATTTTTTTTCATGATAGATACCACTGATAGGTTTTCTCTATCCCCTCTCTTAGCCCCACTTTTGGCTTCCATCCTAGAGCAAAAATTTTTGAACTATCCATGAGTTTTTGGTAGGTTCCATCGGGTTTGCTGGTATCAAAAACAATTCCCCCCTCAAAGCCAACAATCTCGCGCACCAATTCTGCTAATTGTGCAATGCTAATATCACTGCCATATCCAATATTTAAATGTGTATTGCGGACTTCTTTTTTTCCTTGAGTAAGCATAGAAAAATCAATCTTTTCCATCACATACACGCAAGCCTCTGCTAAATCTTTGTTGTATAAAAATTCTCGGCGCGGCTTTCCGCTACCCCAAATACTCACTTCTTTGTCTCCGCGCAGCTTGGCTTCATGGAACTTGCGGATTAGCGCGGGCAAGACATGGGAATTTTGTAAATCAAAATTATCGTTTTTGCCATAGAGATTGGTGGGCATCACGGCAATAAAATTGGTCTGATATTGCAGATTATAGGATTCACACATCTTGATTCCAGCGATTTTTGCGATGGCATAGGGCTCGTTGGTGTATTCTAGCGGGCTGGTGAGAAGAGAATCTTCGCTTAGGGGCTGGGGGGCACTTTTGGGATAAATACAGCTAGATCCCAAAAAGAGAAGTTTTTTGACTTGGTATCTATAAGCGCAATGGATGATGTGGTTTTGTATCATCAAATTTTCATAGATAAAATCTGCGCGATAGGTGTTATTGGCGATGATCCCGCCTACTTTGGCCGCGCACAAAAAAACATACTCAGGCTGCATGGTGGCAAAAAAATCCTCTACTGCGCGCATGTCCAATAAATTTAGCTCTTTTTTTGTGCGTGTTAAGAGATTGTCATAGCCTCTCTCTTGCAGGGTTTCTAAGATCGCAGAGCCCACCAGTCCACGATGGCCTGCTACAAAAATCCTGGAATCCTTTCTCATTTCTTCTCTTTTTATCTGGGTTTGAGCAAATTGTTAAGTTCGTGAATTGCGTGTAGGAGTCTTGCAATTTCATCGCGTGTATGTGTGTAGTGTAGGCTAATGCGCAGCCAGCCATAAAGGTGATCTTCTCCACGGTAAACCCCATTTTCTAGATGCAAAAGATCGTGGCCATAAGGGCCTGCACAACTGCATCCCGCTCTAGTTTGAATTTGGTAATTGTAACTAAGATAGTGCGCTAGCTCAAAGGGGGAGATTCCTTGAATATTAAAAGATAGGATTCCATAATGCTCTTGCGTGCCATAGATTTCGATATCTTTGAAAGCAGAGAGATCTTTGAGCAAAATGCGCATTAAGCTTTTCTTCTTTTGTTTGATAAGATCCTGACCAATTTCTTCTCTTAATTGATAAGCAAGCGCGGTGCGGTAAAGTTGTAAGATTGGTGGTGTACCGGCTTCTTCTCGCTCCTCTTCATCTTTGCTGTAAATCTGTGCTAAGCGATCGACATATTTTACTACTCCACCTCCTGCAAAACTAGGGGGTAATGCGGTATTTAACAAACTTTTGCGAATGCATAAAATCCCACAACCCCCTACTCCTCCTAGCAGTTTGTGAGGAGAGAGAAAGCAAGCATCAAAATAAGAGGGCTCAATGCTCATGTCCACACCGCTTGCTGCCATGTCTATGGCAATGATTGCTTTGTATTTTCTTGCAAGAGCATGGATTTCTTTTATGGGGGCAAAATTTCCTGTGACATTGGAGAGAGCATTGTAGGAAAAAATAATTTTGCGATGTTTGTTCTCCTTGAGCTTTATCTCTAGGGCCGATAGATCAAAGTTTAAATCTTTGTCTAATGGGATGCGATAAACCTCACAAATCCCCTCGCGAAAGCTTATCTCATTGCTGTGGTGCTCAAAAGAACCAACAATCACCAAGGGGATTGCATCAGAATTGATTTGCACAAAATTCCTGCTAGCAGGAGGAATATAAATCCCCAATAATTCTTGAAATTTCTTGATTGCCCCACTTGCCCCACTGCCACAGGCAATGATTGCAAATTCTTCATTTAGTCCAAAGGCTTTTGCAATGACTTTTTTGGAATGTTTGTAGAGTTCTTGCATGAACATTGCGTGTTTAGAGTGGTCTGAGTGAGTGTTGGCATAATAGGGTAGAATCTCACCAATGCGATTTTCTACCAGCGTGCTAGCAAGTCCCGAAGCGCCCCAATCAAAATACAATGCATGCTTTTTTAAGATAACGCTCTCTCGTGCGCAGTCGATTTTGTCCCCATAAATATTGAATAATTCTCGAAAGGCGGTAGCGGTGAAATTTTTCATATTATGTCAATTCCTCCCACTTTAATTTACCACCACCTAAAACATGATAGTGAAAATGGGGAATTTCTTGCCCGCCATCTTCTCCAATATTCGTGATGAGGCGATATCCAGATTCCTTAATTCCTGCTTTTTCTACTACTTCCAGTATAAAACTACTCATTTCTCCCAGGAGTTGTGGAGGCATGGTGTTGAAATCTTTGTAGGAGGCTTTGGGGACTACCAAAATATGCACTGGCGCCTTGGGGGCAATGTCATAAAATGCCAAAAACTTTTCATTTTCCAAGATTTTTTTGCTAGGAATTTCACCTTTAATAATTTTTTCAAATATATTCATAATTTTTCCTTTAGTGACATGTGGTTGCAATGTTTAGCCCATAGGCTTGCAGTTTATCAATATCGCGTTTGGGAGTGTGTCCTTTGGTGGTGAGATAATCACCAAGCACGATGGCATCAATCCCGCTTTCATAAAGTGCCTTTTGTTCCTCGCCAAATACAAGTTCTCGTCCCCCGGCAATCATTAATCGTGCATAGGGAAGATACTCGCGCGCTAGGGATACGCACTCTAGTGCCTCTTCTTTGGTAATGGTGGTTTGGGTGATGGGCAGGGCTTTGTTGTTGATGAAAAAATTGATTGTGGTGGTATGGGGTTGCAGGGAATGCAGGGCTTCTAGAAATTCCATACGCTCTTCCCAGCTCTCCCCCAGGCCAAAGATCCCGCCACTGCATAATCCAAGCCCTACCCTCAATGTATTTTCACAAGTCTCATAGCGTTCTTCCCATGTATGCGTGCTGCAGATTTTTGGAAAAAATTTTTCTGCAGTCTCTAGGTTGTGATTATAGCTAGCAATGCCATTTTCCTTGAGATAGCGCAGGGATTCCTGGCTAGCGCGCCCGCAACATGCGATGAGATGGAGATTTAAATCCTCTTTTATCAAGGATTTAGCAATGCGGGCAATATACTCGCATTTATCAGAATCCAATTCTCTCCCAGAGGTGACAAGACAAAATCCAAGTACCCCATAGCTTTTGAGCTTTTTTGCTTCAGAAAGAATTGTGTCAATGGGTTTAAATTTATAGGTTTGCACTCCCGTCTTGTAGTGCACGCTTTGGGTGCAATATGCACAGTCTTCTGGGCAATTTCCGCTACTTACATTGGAAATTGAGCATAAAAAGATTTCTTTTTTCATAATTGCTTCCTAGTTTTTTTTGTACTGGATTCCGTAATAATTCAGAATTTTTAGGATTTTTTGATCCTCTTGCTCGGGGAGATAGAGGATGACATCAAGATTTTTGGCGCTTTGGTTTGTGGCAAAATGAATCTTTTTTTCTTCTAAGATTTCTCTCAGGCAAAAAAAGACATAAGAATCTAGACCTTCGATCACAAAGCGATGAGATGGGGTGGGGGAGGATAGGAAATTGACTTCAAAATCTGCTTCTGCCACGGGATAGGAGAAGTCCTTTTTTTGGGATAAGGAGTCTAGCCATTCTTCATTATTTGCGGAAGTTTTAATCTCACGATCTTTTCTTGTATAGTTATATTGATAGATTTTTTGATTTTCTATGACGTGGTTTTTGTACGCCAAAAGAGCATAAGTGATGCCTAGGAACACTAAGACTATGAAAAAAACGATAGAGACTTTAGCGATCCTGGGCATTCTGGAGAATTAGAGCTGACCTTTGATTTTGTCGCCCAATGTCATTTTTTTGTTAGAATTAAAGCTCTTGATGTCTTCTCTTTCTTGTTGGCGTTCTAGCCTCCTCATCGAGACTCGGACCTTGTTGCTAGAGGGGTCAATGTAGGCAATGGCACCTCTTAATTTCATTCCCTTGGTGATGTCTTGCTTGGCAATTCCGCTGAGATCTTCATTTCTGATGAGCGCATCGATACCCTCAACCTCTATAAACACGCCAAAATCCTTGACATCCACCACTGTTCCCTCGATGGCATCATCTACTTTGTATTTTTTGGCAAATCTATCAGCGGGAGATTCTTCAAGCACTCTCATGCTAAGAGATATGCGCTCGTTTTTAGTGTCGATTTTAATGATTTTTACTTTGAGGATGTCGCCCTGCTTGAAATGATCTTTGCATTTTTTATCCTTGTCCCAGAAAGCATCTTCATTGTGCAGCAATCCATCAATAGCTCCTAGATTGATGAATGCTCCAAAATCCGTAAGTGTCTCTACCCTACCCTCAACTACATCGCCTTCTTTGTATTTTTTGGCAAATTCTGCGAAGGGTCTTTCGGTAAGTTTTTTGAGAGAAACTCTAAGGCGGCGCTCTTCGAGATTGATTTCAATAATCTCTACATCAAGCTCCTGTCCGATGTTTAGGCATTCTTGAGGATGTTTGATGTCTTTGCTCCAAGAAATCTCTGAGATGTGCAAGAAGCCCTCTAGATCATTGCCAATATCCACGAATGCACCATAAGGCTCGATATTACTGACATTGGCCTTGATGGCATAGCCTACCTTGAGTTCTTTGATGATTTCCTTCCAGGGATCTTCCTGTAGAGCCTTGATGGAATAGGACAGGCGCTTTTTTTCTTCATCATAAGCAATCGCCTTGACTTGCACATTATCGCCTTCTTTGTAAAACTTCGCCGGATTCACTGGGCCGCGATGAGTGATCTCTGTGTAGTGCACTAGACCCTCCACTCCATCTACGCTCACAAACATGCCAAAGCTTGTGATCCTCTTGACAACGCCATCGAGTGGACTCTGGATTTCCATGATCTTTTTTGCACTTTCGCTGTGATTTCTATTTACCAGGTCAAAAAATCTCTTCCGCGAAACAATAATACTATTTTCCTCAGGTTTGACATTGATGATGCAAACTTCTACTCTCTTGCCCTTATCTTCTTTAGCAGAGGCATGAAACTTTGGCATGAAATACTCAACCCCATCCGCTTCTAGGATCACGCCGCCTTTGTTTTTGCGAATAATCTTGGCCTCGATTACTTTGTCCTTATAATCCTCCCCTAGGCTTTGGATTTTTTCTTGAATCTTTTGATGACGCAACACTTTTTTATGCGAAACACTGAAACGATCGTGTCCGCCTCTGCTCACGTATACAGTGATCTTATCGCCTTCTTGGAAGAGCAGATTCCCTTGCCCATCTCTGATTTCTTCGGTAGGAAATCTTCCTTCTACTTTTTCTCCAATGTCCACCATGGTAAAATCTGGAGTGATTTTCACAATCACTGCTTCTTTTGTAGCTCCCACTTCGCCTTGTTTTTGGCTTTCTTCAAACATAGTAGCGAAATCCTCACCGCTATCATATTGCTCCAAGTAGCTGTCACTGTCCAAATTTATTCTCATCAAAAAACCCTTGCAAATATTTTTCCTGTTATCTTATCTTATTTTTGCTTAACATTTCTGCCTTTGGGGGTTTTTCCAGTTTTTGCAATCCATAAAAGAGAAATAATATTTTTTAATATTTAATTTATCTTGGTTATTTGTTAGAATTATTTTAATAAAAATAAAAAAATACGCGAAAATTTGTAATTGTTTCCAATAGGAAATTTTTTTGTGAGCACCTTTTATGGCGTAAACATTTGTAGTACTTTTTGTGACATGATATTGTGAAAAGAATTGCAATGAGACTGGTAAAATCATTTTTTTTAGCCATGGGCAACAGACTTTGAAATCGCGTAAAAACTCACGTGCTTAAGTGCTTGTACATGGCTAAGTATAATCAACTGTGTCCGCCAAATCAAACCACACAAAGCCAAATGTGACAAATCACTAAGCCTGGTGCTAAATGATTTTTGTTTGTAAGTGAAGAGTGATTTTCTGAGTGCATCAGACTGTAAAATTCAATGTCAAGCTAGCTGCATTATTGGAGTTTATTTCTGTGGGATTTTTATGAGCTCAAAGTTTTTTAAGCGCTTTTGTGGCAGAATCCCCCTCTGATTTAAGTTTTGTAATAACCAAAGCAAGGAGGATTCTATGGATCATGCAAATACGCGCGTGGGCCCGATGACTTATGTGATTTTTCTCCTAGGGATTTTGTTCTTGTCCTTTACGGCCCCTTGGCAGAAAATGTCCAATTTTGACCCAGCCACAGGAGCATTTTTGCGCTGTCTTGGTGGGGCGCTAGTTTTGGTGCCCTTTGCTTTCATGGAGGCTGGCAAAAAGGGCTGGCTGAATGCAAGGGGCATTTGGCTTTCTGTTCTGGCGGGATTGGTTTTGGGCATTGATTTCACTGCTTGGAATTATTCTATCTTCTTTGTGGGTTCTGGCATTGCTTCGATTTTGCTAAACATTCAAGTGATCATTTTGCCAGCGCTAGCGTTTTTTGTTGATAGGGAGAGGATCCCTCTGAGCTACTACATCCTAGCG encodes:
- the dapF gene encoding diaminopimelate epimerase; amino-acid sequence: MIVEKYSGSGNDFLITHLCQHPSPKDLAKELCHRHLGIGADGFIILKPHQTYAYAWEFYNSDGSSALMCGNASRCVAHYANKHHLAKAQHIFWAGARAIEVHVKKNTVATHLGKPSTVETLSLISSYASYAYKIDTGVPHLVIFAKSQKSLPAYATQELKDLREEYNANVNVVYAKNPKTLYVHTYERGVEDITLACGTGMAAASGVYHFLHPDHCLFTCLPPSREELILKVEEQNIIFEGKVRHIATCYIDA
- a CDS encoding 30S ribosomal protein S1; protein product: MRINLDSDSYLEQYDSGEDFATMFEESQKQGEVGATKEAVIVKITPDFTMVDIGEKVEGRFPTEEIRDGQGNLLFQEGDKITVYVSRGGHDRFSVSHKKVLRHQKIQEKIQSLGEDYKDKVIEAKIIRKNKGGVILEADGVEYFMPKFHASAKEDKGKRVEVCIINVKPEENSIIVSRKRFFDLVNRNHSESAKKIMEIQSPLDGVVKRITSFGMFVSVDGVEGLVHYTEITHRGPVNPAKFYKEGDNVQVKAIAYDEEKKRLSYSIKALQEDPWKEIIKELKVGYAIKANVSNIEPYGAFVDIGNDLEGFLHISEISWSKDIKHPQECLNIGQELDVEIIEINLEERRLRVSLKKLTERPFAEFAKKYKEGDVVEGRVETLTDFGAFINLGAIDGLLHNEDAFWDKDKKCKDHFKQGDILKVKIIKIDTKNERISLSMRVLEESPADRFAKKYKVDDAIEGTVVDVKDFGVFIEVEGIDALIRNEDLSGIAKQDITKGMKLRGAIAYIDPSSNKVRVSMRRLERQQEREDIKSFNSNKKMTLGDKIKGQL
- a CDS encoding ABC transporter ATP-binding protein/permease, whose protein sequence is MKKNHFFRSIAQVLSLITRRDRFILFGLFLATLLLTLIETVGIGAIMPFITLATTPELIFNQKIPHLIYEFLGFSNTTQFMLVFAAILVAFYVFRAGYNILYTYMLNRFVFQKYHYFSYNLFRKILRFEYEVFSKKNLDEIRQKILTESSYASQFLNSFLRIFAEVSVILLLYVILLIISWKMTLVLTVFLSINVILIIKGVGKAVDKQGQARSKSEDGFFKMLSQTLSNFKIVKLRAKEEEDFKLFEQISLKRSRAQILYQTFLSLPRNILETIGFCILIACVGYILFMQGDAKAVLPIVSMYALALYRVLPSVSRILDNYNTMCFMSRGVEQVYEMMQSEEILEGDEQLNFEHEISLRDVCFSYSGKKPLFRDFNLNIKKGEKVAFVGKSGAGKSTLVDLIIGILKPKAGSIYIDDTPLNNDNIRSWRKKIGYIPQSIYLFDGSVGENIAFGSKMDKKRLMEVAKMTKIWDFLEENDGFNTQVGDGGNQLSGGQKQRVGIARALYRNPDILVLDEATSALDDATEKAIMKEIYQIAKDKTLLVIAHRLSTIENCDRKIFVDQCTVKSHPTKEEVLSNLSHLSSTSHSSNESSASGRHSSAVAKDKAHQRKKH
- a CDS encoding GDP-L-fucose synthase family protein, whose translation is MRKDSRIFVAGHRGLVGSAILETLQERGYDNLLTRTKKELNLLDMRAVEDFFATMQPEYVFLCAAKVGGIIANNTYRADFIYENLMIQNHIIHCAYRYQVKKLLFLGSSCIYPKSAPQPLSEDSLLTSPLEYTNEPYAIAKIAGIKMCESYNLQYQTNFIAVMPTNLYGKNDNFDLQNSHVLPALIRKFHEAKLRGDKEVSIWGSGKPRREFLYNKDLAEACVYVMEKIDFSMLTQGKKEVRNTHLNIGYGSDISIAQLAELVREIVGFEGGIVFDTSKPDGTYQKLMDSSKIFALGWKPKVGLREGIEKTYQWYLS
- a CDS encoding aminotransferase class V-fold PLP-dependent enzyme, which produces MKNFTATAFRELFNIYGDKIDCARESVILKKHALYFDWGASGLASTLVENRIGEILPYYANTHSDHSKHAMFMQELYKHSKKVIAKAFGLNEEFAIIACGSGASGAIKKFQELLGIYIPPASRNFVQINSDAIPLVIVGSFEHHSNEISFREGICEVYRIPLDKDLNFDLSALEIKLKENKHRKIIFSYNALSNVTGNFAPIKEIHALARKYKAIIAIDMAASGVDMSIEPSYFDACFLSPHKLLGGVGGCGILCIRKSLLNTALPPSFAGGGVVKYVDRLAQIYSKDEEEREEAGTPPILQLYRTALAYQLREEIGQDLIKQKKKSLMRILLKDLSAFKDIEIYGTQEHYGILSFNIQGISPFELAHYLSYNYQIQTRAGCSCAGPYGHDLLHLENGVYRGEDHLYGWLRISLHYTHTRDEIARLLHAIHELNNLLKPR
- a CDS encoding histidine triad nucleotide-binding protein, giving the protein MNIFEKIIKGEIPSKKILENEKFLAFYDIAPKAPVHILVVPKASYKDFNTMPPQLLGEMSSFILEVVEKAGIKESGYRLITNIGEDGGQEIPHFHYHVLGGGKLKWEELT
- a CDS encoding biotin synthase — protein: MKKEIFLCSISNVSSGNCPEDCAYCTQSVHYKTGVQTYKFKPIDTILSEAKKLKSYGVLGFCLVTSGRELDSDKCEYIARIAKSLIKEDLNLHLIACCGRASQESLRYLKENGIASYNHNLETAEKFFPKICSTHTWEERYETCENTLRVGLGLCSGGIFGLGESWEERMEFLEALHSLQPHTTTINFFINNKALPITQTTITKEEALECVSLAREYLPYARLMIAGGRELVFGEEQKALYESGIDAIVLGDYLTTKGHTPKRDIDKLQAYGLNIATTCH